In Thunnus albacares chromosome 10, fThuAlb1.1, whole genome shotgun sequence, a single window of DNA contains:
- the atrx gene encoding transcriptional regulator ATRX isoform X2 produces the protein MSLASSESNQDHMAENAEEPGSSTDTMKPSSSHNKRKPTTVAKHTGLNESDTSAESENEGGTSDNPSDSNVGSSSKGTLVMRPAGNENKGAMKLRVDFKQKQKDDTLVNCTACGKQVNQFQRNSVYEHPALKVLICKSCYKYYTSDDISRDSDGMDEQCRWCAEGGKLICCDYCNNAFCKKCILRNLGRRELSTITDENSKWHCYVCRSDPLQDLVSKCHGIMEKQHHEKHEKHEKLKQRKTDKTEERESKRHESKAVKEHKAVVNGKEHTEGSGTMTFSYKKLQLPKELIKKAKKLVETTTGLNNTFIQFIQQAAEEQGDKAIRYRHLKAFKAVLADLKKAHSALEAALEPEFRNMELQNGNEGQHIVKKNTNAVPPVENDHTDNAADKADAVTEADAFDKADAFDEADAAAEADAVDEANTVDEIDAAEEADAVDEANTVNEIGTAEEADAGDEADVAEGVDAVEEPDEKQDMDNNQASNMVEMKDSQTDIDITKKTIKTEVCDELMSTGEMSLDQDIMSVPPSVPEELFQMVESLADPTMLSQTPDTNAVGNTDTKSNGTSSDSQRPQPKVKNLIVKLTPVPVVTTCGSRSSRSKNKEKDGEVVKKCKEEKKDNTADTVDGTESPLPSRRSSRVKTTPLRKQAENKCKEDSSESESEEDRKGKSKSSKKFSSTKREDGKQSKTSLSEKKRIDSDSDEVPNILLKKAAEGHSTDEEQGSTSAKKRLFKLNNTSSQDTDKASKRKRESESSDSDKGKKSSKKKKQNGSASSNSDSDQEKETKSKVGAAKRRSSRVKKQNEAKEEDKNSPERKASIHKRSYEKKCKGRSPKAASKLQSSTSEDEEEQQAEGDSGEDSDEQKIKPIVEENMVGGGGNFHQSSGDEVDGKEEVSQVCEDDDDDDPENRIAKKMLLAQIKSNFSSGAESSSDNEDADDEDKSSKKVKKEEDDEDEEQDNDDSEDSGSNVEVKTQGRRHKLLRHKLSLSEGESGDEKAASKDKKSKVVKKKTGRRVDSDDAADSNFEKSASSAESGISEELSDSENDGKRRKTRSAKKKDEEKQRSYKQKKKRRRIKVQDSSSSNEKSGEEDDGEKDGEDRKGRKKIRKILKDDKLRTETRDALKEEEERRKRISEREALRKKLRETIVVEESSQVACPITTKLVLDEDEETKEPLVQVHRNLVTKLKPHQVDGVQFMWDCCCESVKKMEKSAGSGCILAHCMGLGKTLQVVTFLHTLLLCEKLDFTTALVVCPLNTVLNWLNEFEKWQMGMKDDESLEVIELATVKKAQERGYALQQWHESGGVMIIGYEMYRNLTQGRNIKSKKLKETFQKTLVDPGPDIVICDEGHILKNEASAVSRAMNSIRTRRRVVLTGTPLQNNLIEYHCMVNFIKENLLGSVKEFRNRFINPIQNGQCADSTPHDVRIMKKRAHILYEMLAGCVQRKDYTALTKFLPPKHEYVLSIRVTPIQCKLYRYYLEHFTGVGNALEGGRGRAGTKLFQDFQMLSRIWTHPWCLQLDYISKENKGFFDEDSMEEFIASETEESSMSLSSEDEKQKKKKKQGKGKKKGSDDSDSDDVEVIKEWNSSSRGNGEGRPRVEPVEEPPRSGSAPGSNTPDWHKEFVTEADAEILEHSGKMVILFEILRMAEEVEEKVLVFSQSLISLDLIEDFLELACRAKEEEKPSPYKGEGKWFRNIDYYRLDGSTNATTRKKWAEEFNDPSNTRGRLFLISTRAGSLGINLVAANRVIIFDASWNPSYDIQSIFRVYRFGQIKTVFVYRFLAQGTMEEKIYERQVTKQSLSYRVVDQQQIERHFTMNELAELYTFEPDMLDDPSEKKSKKATPMLPKDTFLAEMLQSSKDQIACYHEHDSLLDHKEEEALSEEDRKAAWAEYEAEKKGLSMRTNYQTAYSQMDMGTSSYFSYNMAALASMSNQQLEDLINQGRQKVIEATNALKNLPRESLEDIIGRVWKENPSLTETQVQSMALGRQASVELELKRREAVYRDVLTRQQTLMMYVQKLITNRKVQEQQLAMANQATYLNQLALQNGMMGGGGLSQIDLLGLYQQLHGMGSHQTMGKNPGPSKGL, from the exons ATGAGTCTGGCCTCTTCTGAATCTAACCAAGACCACATGGCAGAAAACGCAGAGGAG CCTGGTAGCTCAACAGACACAATGAAGCCCTCCTCTTCTCACAACAAGAG GAAGCCCACTACTGTAGCTAAGCACACTGGACTGAATGAATCCGACACCTCAGCAGAGAGTGAAAATGAAGGTGGCACTTCTGACAATCCTTCAGACAGTAATGTGGGCAGTTCATCTAAAG GCACTTTAGTGATGAGGCCAGCTGGGAATGAAAACAAAGGTGCCATGAAGCTCAGAGTGGatttcaaacagaaacaaaaag ATGATACCCTGGTAAACTGCACAGCCTGTGGAAAACAAGTAAACCAGTTTCAGCGCAACTCTGTGTATGAGCATCCTGCGCTCAAAGTACTTATTTGCAAG TCATGCTACAAGTATTACACAAGTGATGACATCAGCAGAGACTCTGATGGGATGGATGAGCAGTGCAG GTGGTGTGCTGAAGGGGGCAAGCTCATCTGCTGTGACTACTGCAACAATGCTTTCTGCAAGAAGTGCATCCTGCGCAACCTGGGCAGAAGGGAGTTGTCAACCATTACTGATGAGAACTCAAAGTGGCATTGCTATGTCTGCAGGTCAGATCCCCTTCAGGATCTGGTCTCCAAATGCCACGGCATCATGGAAAAACAACACCATGAGAAACACGAGAAACATGAGAAACTCAAGCAACGGAAAACGGATAAAACCGAGGAACGAGAGAGCAAGAGACACGAGAGCAAAGCAGTCAAAGAGCACAAAGCAGTTGTCAATGGGAAAGAACACACCGAGGGCTCAGGGACCATGACGTTCTCCTACAAAAAACTGCAGTTACCCAAAGAACTTataaagaaagcaaaaaaacttGTTGAAACTACAACTGGTCTGAACAATACATTCATCCAGTTCATCCAGCAGGCAGCTGAGGAGCAGGGAGATAAGGCTATCAGGTATCGGCATTTGAAAGCCTTCAAGGCCGTACTTGCAGATTTGAAAAAAGCCCACAGTGCTTTGGAGGCGGCTTTGGAGCCCGAGTTCAGAAACATGGAGTTGCAAAATGGCAACGAAGGGCaacatattgtaaaaaaaaacactaatgcTGTGCCACCTGTAGAAAACGACCACACAGATAATGCAGCGGACAAGGCTGATGCCGTTACTGAGGCTGACGCTTTTGACAAGGCTGACGCTTTTGACGAAGCTGACGCAGCTGCGGAGGCTGATGCAGTCGACGAGGCTAACACAGTCGATGAGATTGATGCAGCTGAGGAGGCTGACGCAGTCGACGAGGCTAACACAGTCAACGAGATTGGCACAGCTGAGGAGGCTGACGCAGGCGACGAGGCTGACGTAGCCGAGGGGGTTGATGCAGTTGAGGAGCCGGATGAGAAGCAGGACATGGACAATAATCAAGCGTCAAATATGGTTGAAATGAAAGACAGCCAAACAGATATTGATATAACCaaaaagacaattaaaactGAAGTCTGTGATGAGCTAATGTCAACTGGTGAAATGTCCCTCGATCAGGACATTATGTCTGTTCCTCCTTCAGTTCCCGAGGAGCTTTTCCAGATGGTGGAGAGTCTTGCAGATCCCACCATGCTCTCACAGACTCCAGACACCAATGCGGTCGGAAACACTGATACAAAGTCAAATGGAACGTCATCAGATTCTCAACGCCCGCAGCCCAAGGTGAAGAACCTCATAGTTAAACTGACTCCTGTGCCGGTCGTGACGACATGTGGGTCAAGATCCTCCAGgtccaaaaacaaagaaaaagatggagaggTGGTGAAAAAGTgtaaagaagagaagaaagacaaCACCGCCGATACAGTAGATGGAACAGAGAGCCCACTACCAAGTCGTCGCTCTAGTAGAGTGAAGACCACTCCACTGAGGAAGCAGGCTGAGAATAAGTGCAAGGAAGACTCGTCCGAATCTGAGTCAGAGGAAGATCGTAAGGGGAAGTCCAAGTCCTCCAAGAAATTCAGCAGCACCAAAAGAGAGGATGGGAAGCAGAGCAAGACGTCCttgtcagagaaaaagagaatagACTCTGATTCGGATGAAGTTCCCAACATCTTGCTAAAGAAAGCTGCAGAAGGCCACAGTACAGATGAGGAACAGGGAAGCACAAGTGCAAAAAAGCGGTTATTCAAACTAAACAACACATCTTCACAGGATACAGACAAAGCATCCAAGCGGAAAAGGGAGTCTGAAAGCTCTGATTCAGACAAAGGCAAGAAGTCGtccaagaaaaagaaacagaatggATCAGCCTCGTCCAACTCCGACTCTGACCAAGAGAAGGAGACAAAGAGTAAAGTTGGCGCAGCGAAGAGGAGATCCAGCCGCGTGAAGAAACAGAATGAAGcaaaagaggaagacaaaaacTCACCTGAAAGGAAGGCGTCGATTCACAAAAGGTCTTATGAAAAGAAATGCAAAGGAAGGAGCCCCAAAGCTGCCTCCAAGCTGCAGTCATCCACCAGcgaggatgaggaggagcagcaggctgAAGGTGACTCCGGAGAGGACAGCGACGAGCAAAAGATCAAACCCATTGTGGAAGAGAACATGGTGGGGGGCGGTGGGAATTTCCATCAGTCCTCAG GTGACGAAGTGGATGGCAAAGAGGAAGTTTCTCAAGTTTGTGaagatgatgacgatgatgatcCTGAGAACAG AATTGCAAAGAAAATGCTTCTTGCCCAAATAAAGTCCAACTTTTCCTCCGGAGCAGAGAGCTCCTCTGATAATGAAGATGCAGACGACGAAGACAAGTCCTCCAAGAAAGttaaaaaagaggaagatgatgaagacgAGGAGCAAG acaacGATGATTCAGAAGACTCCGGTTCCAACGTGGAAGTGAAGACGCAAGGCCGACGCCACAAGTTGCTCCGTCATAAACTCTCACTGAGTGAGGGTGAATCAGGAGATGAGAAAGCTGCCAGTAAAGATAAGAAGAGCAAGGTGGTCAAGAAGAAGACAGGGCGGAGAG TTGACAGCGATGACGCTGCAGACTCCAACTTTGAGAAGTCAGCGTCCAGCGCAGAGTCGGGGATAAGCGAGGAGCTGAGTGATTCAGAAAACGATGGGAAGCGTCGAAAGACCAG ATCTGCAAAGAAGAAGGATGAGGAGAAACAAAGAAGTTacaagcagaagaagaagcgaCGCAGGATCAAAGTTCAGGATTCGTCCTCCAGCAATGAGAAG agtggagaggaagatgaCGGCGAAAAAGATGGAGAGGACCGCAAAGGGCGCAAAAAGATCCGCAAAATCCTGAAGGATGACAAGCTGCGGACGGAGACGAGGGATGctctgaaagaagaagaggagaggaggaaacgTATATCGGAAAGAGAGGCACTCAGGAAGAAACTTCGAGAG ACGATTGTGGTGGAGGAGTCTTCCCAGGTGGCCTGTCCCATCACCACCAAGCTGGTGCTGGACGAGGATGAAGAGACCAAGGAACCGCTTGTGCAGGTGCACAGGAACCTTGTCACCAAGCTCAAACCTCACCAGGTTGACG GGGTGCAGTTCATGTGGGACTGCTGCTGTGAATCTGTGAAGAAGATGGAGAAGTCTGCCGGCTCCGGATGCATCCTCGCCCACTGTATGGGCCTGGGAAAAACTctgcag GTGGTGACATTCCTTCATACTTTGCTGCTTTGTGAGAAGCTCGACTTCACCACGGCACTAGTGGTTTGTCCCCTGAACACTGTCCTCAATTGGCTCAACGAGTTTGAGAAGTGGCAAATGGGAATGAAAGATGATGAAAGTTTAGAG GTGATAGAGCTGGCCACAGTGAAAAAGGCACAGGAGCGAGGGTATGCCCTCCAGCAATGGCACGAGTCCGGGGGTGTTATGATTATTGGCTATGAGATGTACCGAAACCTGACCCAGGGAAGAAACATCAAGAGCAAGAAGCTCAAAGAGACCTTTCAGAAGACTCTAGTAGATCCAG GTCCAGACATAGTGATCTGTGATGAAGGTCATATCCTGAAGAACGAGGCGTCTGCTGTGTCCAGAGCAATGAACTCCATCAGGACGAGGAGGAGGGTTGTGCTGACTGGAACGCCTCTGCAGAACAACCTCATAGAAT ACCACTGCATGGTGAACTTCATCAAGGAGAACCTGCTTGGGTCAGTTAAGGAGTTCAGGAATCGTTTCATCAATCCCATTCAGAACGGGCAATGTGCCGACTCCACACCACACGATGTCCGTATCATGAAGAAGAGAGCTCACATCCTCTATGAGATGCTGGCCGGCTGTGTCCAG AGGAAAGATTACACAGCGCTCACCAAGTTCCTGCCTCCCAAACATGAGTATGTGCTGTCGATCAGAGTTACTCCGATCCAGTGTAAACTCTACAGATACTACCTGGAGCACTTCACTG GTGTGGGGAATGCTTTGGAGGGGGGCCGGGGCCGCGCGGGGACCAAACTCTTCCAGGATTTCCAGATGCTCAGCAGAATCTGGACCCATCCCTGGTGCCTTCAGCTGGACTACATCAGTAAAGAAAACAAG GGTTTCTTCGATGAGGACAGCATGGAGGAATTCATCGCTTCAGAAACAGAAGAATCCTCCATGAGTCTTAGCTCTGAGGACGAGAAgcagaaaaa GAAAAAGAAgcaggggaagggaaaaaagaagGGATCTGATGACTCGGATAGTGATGATGTGGAGGTCATCAAGGAGTGGAACTCCAGCTCTCGGGGCAACGGAGAGGGTCGACCCAGGGTAGAGCCTGTAGAGGAAC CTCCGCGCAGCGGCTCAGCACCAGGGAGTAACACCCCCGACTGGCACAAGGAGTTTGTCACCGAGGCTGATGCCGAAATCCTGGAACACTCTGGAAAGATGGTGATCCTCTTTGAGATCCTGCGCATGGCCGAGGAAGTAGAAGAGAAAGT GTTGGTGTTCAGTCAGTCTCTTATCTCTCTGGACCTGATCGAAGATTTCCTGGAGCTGGCTTGTAGagctaaagaagaagaaaagcccTCCCCGTACAAAG GTGAAGGCAAGTGGTTCAGGAACATCGACTACTATCGTCTGGACGGCTCCACTAACGCCACCACCAGGAAGAAGTGGGCGGAAGAGTTTAATGACCCCAGTAACACGAG AGGCCGTTTGTTCCTCATTTCGACACGAGCTGGCTCCCTCGGCATCAACCTGGTGGCAGCCAACCGGGTCATCATCTTCGACGCCTCCTGGAATCCCTCGTATGACATCCAGAGTATCTTCAGGGTCTACCGCTTTGGTCAGATTAAGACCGTCTTCGTCTACAGATTTCTGGCCCAG gGTACAATGGAGGAGAAGATTTATGAGCGGCAGGTAACCAAACAGTCTCTCTCATACCGAGTGGTGGACCAGCAGCAGATTGAGAGGCACTTTACAATGAATGAACTGGCCGAGCTCTACACCTTTGAGCCGGACATGCTGGACGATCCCTCCGAGAAGAAGAGCAAGAAAGCCACACCCATGCTCCCTAAG GACACCTTCCTGGCCGAGATGCTGCAATCCAGTAAGGACCAGATTGCGTGTTATCACGAACACGACTCCCTGCTGGACCACAAGGAGGAGGAAGCCCTAAGCGAGGAGGATCGCAAGGCTGCCTGGGCCGAGTACGAAGCAGAGAAGAAG